The following are encoded together in the Apis mellifera strain DH4 linkage group LG4, Amel_HAv3.1, whole genome shotgun sequence genome:
- the LOC412897 gene encoding E3 ubiquitin-protein ligase MYLIP isoform X1, which yields MKRDRAFGGICITLACDCLGISKECDYFGLKYQNAKGEELWLNLRNPIERQTGGGVAPLRFALRVKFWVPPHLLLQEATRHQFYLHSRLELLEGRLKVADWSSVVRLVAWIAQADIGDYDPLSPPNALYSQCCQIQPAERCESKPLDLIHRIVQQHKEMKGMKPSTAEYWLLKEVSNLDTFGQEMFHNTKFGYNGVSMIGVGPHGITVYRNRDEETQNIPYTAIQSATSQRRMFHLVYLSLDGEETSLNFKLDSSQSASGLYRAITEKHAFYSCETVRSAVTAQFIRDLKGTIISIFNEDSTLGKKYVFDIRRTCREVYDNARRALYCEAATVTLPEEKEILEKHDCGDCEEPKCKESRECLAKLLDAMLCRICMDRSFDTALFPCGHAVACLDCARRCERCPLCRADIDHCRTIYLPIELTHVDKHNPKLLSESIEPSYSTSSAEEIQKRILASESSMVNSNDI from the exons gCATGCGATTGTTTGGGCATTAGCAAGGAATGCGACTACTTTGGGCTGAAGTATCAGAACGCGAAGGGCGAGGAGCTCTGGTTGAATCTGAGGAATCCTATAGAGAGGCAAACGGGCGGCGGTGTGGCCCCGCTAAGATTCGCATTGAGGGTTAAGTTTTGGGTACCGCCTCACCTGTTGCTGCAAGAAGCTaccag GCATCAATTCTACTTGCACTCTCGCCTCGAGCTCCTCGAAGGTAGGCTAAAAGTGGCGGATTGGAGTTCGGTGGTGCGTCTGGTTGCTTGGATAGCGCAAGCCGATATCGGTGATTACGATCCATTGTCGCCACCGAACGCCCTCTACTCGCAATGCTGTCAAATTCAACCGGCGGAGCGATGCGAATCGAAGCCGTTGGATCTTATTCACCGGATAGTACAACAACACAAAGAAATGAAG GGAATGAAACCTTCCACGGCGGAATATTGGTTGTTAAAAGAGGTATCCAATTTGGATACGTTCGGCCAGGAGATGTTTCACAACACGAAATTTGGATACAACGGAGTGTCGATGATCGGAGTCGGGCCGCATGGTATCACGGTTTATCGTAATCGCGACGAAGAAACTCAAAA cATACCGTACACGGCGATACAGAGTGCAACGTCCCAACGTCGAATGTTCCATCTGGTTTATCTTTCCCTCGATGGCGAGGAGACAtcgttaaatttcaaattagattCGAGCCAATCCGCCAGCGGTTTGTATCGTGCCATCACCGAGAAGCACGCGTTCTACAGTTGCGAGACAGTGAGGAGCGCGGTTACCGCCCAATTTATACGCGATTTGAAG GGCACCATAATCTCGATATTCAACGAGGACTCGACGTTGGGTAAGAAGTACGTGTTCGATATCCGTAGAACGTGCAGAGAGGTGTACGACAACGCTCGACGAGCTTTGTACTGCGAAGCCGCGACCGTTACTTTGccggaggagaaggaaattttGGAGAAGCACGATTGCGGCGATTGCGAGGAACCCAAATGCAAG GAATCTCGAGAATGCCTGGCAAAATTATTGGACGCTATGCTGTGCCGCATATGCATGGATCGCAGCTTCGACACAGCCTTGTTCCCGTGCGGGCACGCGGTCGCGTGTTTGGATTGCGCCAGACGGTGCGAACGTTGTCCCCTTTGTCGAGCCGATATCGACCATTGTAGGACGATATATCTTCCGATCGAGTTGACGCACGTCGATAAGCACAATCCAAAATTGCTCTCGGAATCGATCGAGCCTAGTTACAGTACTTCTTCAGCGGAGGAGATACAAAAGAGAATTTTGGCGAGTGAAAGCTCGATGGTGAACAGTAATGATATTTGA
- the LOC412897 gene encoding E3 ubiquitin-protein ligase MYLIP isoform X2: protein MWCLVSQANSVILEVQVDPKAIGQECLEKACDCLGISKECDYFGLKYQNAKGEELWLNLRNPIERQTGGGVAPLRFALRVKFWVPPHLLLQEATRHQFYLHSRLELLEGRLKVADWSSVVRLVAWIAQADIGDYDPLSPPNALYSQCCQIQPAERCESKPLDLIHRIVQQHKEMKGMKPSTAEYWLLKEVSNLDTFGQEMFHNTKFGYNGVSMIGVGPHGITVYRNRDEETQNIPYTAIQSATSQRRMFHLVYLSLDGEETSLNFKLDSSQSASGLYRAITEKHAFYSCETVRSAVTAQFIRDLKGTIISIFNEDSTLGKKYVFDIRRTCREVYDNARRALYCEAATVTLPEEKEILEKHDCGDCEEPKCKESRECLAKLLDAMLCRICMDRSFDTALFPCGHAVACLDCARRCERCPLCRADIDHCRTIYLPIELTHVDKHNPKLLSESIEPSYSTSSAEEIQKRILASESSMVNSNDI from the exons gCATGCGATTGTTTGGGCATTAGCAAGGAATGCGACTACTTTGGGCTGAAGTATCAGAACGCGAAGGGCGAGGAGCTCTGGTTGAATCTGAGGAATCCTATAGAGAGGCAAACGGGCGGCGGTGTGGCCCCGCTAAGATTCGCATTGAGGGTTAAGTTTTGGGTACCGCCTCACCTGTTGCTGCAAGAAGCTaccag GCATCAATTCTACTTGCACTCTCGCCTCGAGCTCCTCGAAGGTAGGCTAAAAGTGGCGGATTGGAGTTCGGTGGTGCGTCTGGTTGCTTGGATAGCGCAAGCCGATATCGGTGATTACGATCCATTGTCGCCACCGAACGCCCTCTACTCGCAATGCTGTCAAATTCAACCGGCGGAGCGATGCGAATCGAAGCCGTTGGATCTTATTCACCGGATAGTACAACAACACAAAGAAATGAAG GGAATGAAACCTTCCACGGCGGAATATTGGTTGTTAAAAGAGGTATCCAATTTGGATACGTTCGGCCAGGAGATGTTTCACAACACGAAATTTGGATACAACGGAGTGTCGATGATCGGAGTCGGGCCGCATGGTATCACGGTTTATCGTAATCGCGACGAAGAAACTCAAAA cATACCGTACACGGCGATACAGAGTGCAACGTCCCAACGTCGAATGTTCCATCTGGTTTATCTTTCCCTCGATGGCGAGGAGACAtcgttaaatttcaaattagattCGAGCCAATCCGCCAGCGGTTTGTATCGTGCCATCACCGAGAAGCACGCGTTCTACAGTTGCGAGACAGTGAGGAGCGCGGTTACCGCCCAATTTATACGCGATTTGAAG GGCACCATAATCTCGATATTCAACGAGGACTCGACGTTGGGTAAGAAGTACGTGTTCGATATCCGTAGAACGTGCAGAGAGGTGTACGACAACGCTCGACGAGCTTTGTACTGCGAAGCCGCGACCGTTACTTTGccggaggagaaggaaattttGGAGAAGCACGATTGCGGCGATTGCGAGGAACCCAAATGCAAG GAATCTCGAGAATGCCTGGCAAAATTATTGGACGCTATGCTGTGCCGCATATGCATGGATCGCAGCTTCGACACAGCCTTGTTCCCGTGCGGGCACGCGGTCGCGTGTTTGGATTGCGCCAGACGGTGCGAACGTTGTCCCCTTTGTCGAGCCGATATCGACCATTGTAGGACGATATATCTTCCGATCGAGTTGACGCACGTCGATAAGCACAATCCAAAATTGCTCTCGGAATCGATCGAGCCTAGTTACAGTACTTCTTCAGCGGAGGAGATACAAAAGAGAATTTTGGCGAGTGAAAGCTCGATGGTGAACAGTAATGATATTTGA